The following coding sequences are from one Oncorhynchus nerka isolate Pitt River linkage group LG6, Oner_Uvic_2.0, whole genome shotgun sequence window:
- the LOC115130658 gene encoding EGF-containing fibulin-like extracellular matrix protein 2 gives MRGVCVSILCVSVILRSAISQPPTESDTYTECTDGYQWDSQTQHCKDINECETIPEACKGEMKCFNHYGGYLCLPRSASVIPAQDPPSQPGTNLESTAREPFNPCPLGYEPQGDSCVDVNECERDEHDCQPSQQCINTPGAFTCQCPDGYRKVGTECIDIDECRYRYCQHRCVNVPGSFSCQCEPGFQLAGNNRSCIDVNECDMGAPCQQRCYNTYGTFLCRCDQGYELGPDGFACNDIDECSYSSYLCQFQCVNEPGKFSCQCPEGYQLLGTRLCQDINECETGEHQCTTGQTCVNIHGAYQCVDTNLCQDPYIQITDNRCVCPVTKPACRDLPFSIVHRYMSITSERSVPSDIFQIQATSVYPGAYNTFRIRSGDDNGDFYIRQINNISAMLVLARAVTGPLEYTLDLEMVSVNPLLSYQTSSALRLSIYVGPHAF, from the exons ATGCGGggcgtgtgtgtgtccatcctgtgtgtgtctgtgatccTCCGCAGTGCTATTTCACAGCCACCTACAGAAAGTGACACCTACACG GAATGCACAGATGGGTATCAATGGGACTCCCAGACTCAGCACTGCAAAG ACATAAACGAGTGTGAGACCATTCCAGAGGCCTGTAAGGGTGAGATGAAGTGCTTCAACCACTACGGGGGCTACCTGTGCCTCCCCCGCTCTGCCTCAGTCATCCCAGCCCAGGACCCCCCCAGCCAGCCTGGGACCAACCTGGAGAGCACCGCCAGAGAGCCCTTCAACCCCTGTCCTCTGGGCTACGAACCCCAGGGAGACAGCTGTGTGG ATGTGaatgagtgtgagagagatgaaCACGACTGCCAGCCCAGCCAGCAGTGCATCAACACACCTGGAGCCTTTACCTGCCAGTGTCCTGATGGTTACCGTAAGGTTGGCACTGAGTGCATTG ATATTGATGAGTGCAGGTACAGGTACTGTCAGCATCGCTGTGTCAACGTCCCCGGCTCCTTCTCCTGTCAGTGTGAACCAGGCTTCCAGCTGGCCGGCAACAACCGCTCCTGTATTG ATGTGAATGAGTGTGACATGGGCGCCCCCTGTCAGCAGAGGTGTTACAACACCTACGGTACCTTCCTCTGTCGCTGTGACCAGGGCTACGAGTTGGGGCCTGACGGCTTCGCCTGCAATG ACATAGACGAGTGCAGCTACTCCAGTTACCTGTGCCAGTTCCAGTGTGTCAATGAACCCGGGAAGTTCTCCTGTCAGTGCCCAGAAGGCTACCAGCTGCTGGGCACCCGACTATGCCAGG ATATAAATGAGTGTGAGACCGGAGAGCACCAGTGTACTACAGGACAGACCTGTGTGAATATCCACGGTGCCTACCAGTGTGTGGACACCAACCTCTGTCAGGACCCTTACATCCAAATAACTGACAA TCGTTGTGTTTGTCCTGTGACCAAGCCAGCCTGTCGAGACCTACCCTTCTCTATCGTCCACCGCTACATGAGCATCACGTCGGAACGCTCCGTCCCCTCAGACATCTTTCAGATCCAGGCCACCAGCGTCTACCCCGGAGCCTACAACACCTTCCGTATCCGCTCTGGAGACGACAACGGAGACTTCTACATCAGA cAAATCAACAACATCAGCGCCATGTTGGTTTTAGCCCGGGCTGTGACAGGACCCCTGGAGTACACATTGGACCTGGAGATGGTGTCAGTCAATCCCCTCCTGAGCTACCAGACCAGTTCGGCCCTGCGACTGTCCATCTACGTAGGGCCTCATGCCTTctag